In Solenopsis invicta isolate M01_SB chromosome 13, UNIL_Sinv_3.0, whole genome shotgun sequence, one DNA window encodes the following:
- the LOC120359456 gene encoding uncharacterized protein LOC120359456, protein MERLLAEQEDVLYQIARTVDNFKKLGQGNFTTSVTRNRMSILEKQWTQCQKLHADLKAAVKPSERDEWPYFSEEQFRKATEDYYEASDYLSEVLERLTRPTAHVTASSTLALSSGPPSSIPLPRIELPKFSGQYTEWVNFRDIFESIVIKNEGLTNVQRLHYLKSSLTGEARIVIKNISVTDANYELAWGAVKERYENTRAIVSSYLNTILEATPMKADSVSELKRVHDSINDAVLALRSLERNCVDDFVVAILSRKLVVNTRTEWEISLGNKREPASFNELSTFLVGRMLALNAAGDTRS, encoded by the coding sequence ATGGAGCGGCTATTAGCAGAACAAGAAGACGTTCTCTATCAGATTGCGAGGACGGTCGACAACTTCAAGAAGTTGGGGCAAGGCAATTTTACTACATCCGTCACGCGGAACCGGATGTCCATTTTGGAGAAGCAGTGGACTCAGTGCCAAAAGCTACATGCGGACCTCAAGGCGGCAGTCAAGCCATCGGAGCGAGATGAATGGCCGTATTTCAGTGAGGAGCAATTTCGGAAGGCGACAGAGGACTACTACGAAGCGTCTGACTATCTGAGCGAAGTATTAGAGAGGTTGACGAGACCTACCGCTCATGTAACCGCAAGTAGTACTTTAGCTTTAAGCTCGGGTCCGCCAAGCTCAATCCCGTTGCCGCGAATAGAGCTTCCTAAGTTTTCCGGTCAGTATACGGAGTGGGTCAATTTTCGGGATATTTTTGAGTCgattgtgataaaaaatgaaGGCCTCACAAACGTGCAGCGTCTGCATTATTTAAAGTCGAGTCTGACTGGCGAGGCTcgcattgttattaaaaatatttccgttACCGACGCGAATTATGAGCTAGCATGGGGAGCCGTGAAAGAACGGTACGAAAATACCCGCGCGATTGTTTCTTCTTATCTGAATACTATCCTAGAAGCTACTCCGATGAAGGCTGATTCCGTCTCCGAATTGAAACGCGTGCATGATAGTATTAATGATGCGGTCCTTGCGTTACGTAGTCTCGAGAGAAATTGCGTCGATGATTTCGTGGTTGCCATCCTGTCCAGGAAACTTGTTGTGAATACCCGCACTGAGTGGGAAATCAGCTTGGGCAATAAACGAGAGCCAGCTTCCTTTAACGAACTGAGCACATTTCTTGTTGGCAGAATGCTGGCTCTGAATGCAGCGGGAGATACTCGCAGTtga
- the LOC113004619 gene encoding uncharacterized protein LOC113004619, with protein MGAPAIASTSSVNTVNDAPSKSSLSARVTTPSRSLLVKGTVLLATARIFVRTDGARCINLRGMIDTGAEATFITERAVQALKAKRIKVYYTVTGMGDLQAGVVTHAVKLHLSAGIQSSTTVTVIAFILPVLTSYAPRSPVDLLAHPHLQNLKFADSVPFSDDPIGLLIGLDYYKAVTMDGSRRGPSSDLMAKPTIFGWVVFGPCNDTSEGNPQSVSSLRCSISPGTDALMRQFWEIEEVSVSNPLSEEEVECERHFASTHSRLPSGRYQVRLPFRTDFLNKVGRSFHVASGAFDRLERRLARDSAWSASYRGFLSEHEQMGHMTRVNPNEVINNNSLYLPHHPVVKASSSTSPVRVVFNASSPMDNGYSLNDLLLTGPKLQSDLCSIIMRWRTHRFVFVADVAKMFRQIMIHPLDTDFQRILWRPSSGQPIHHYRLITVTYGTASAPYLSMRVLRQLCEDEGSTFPLAVSILNNSIYVDDVLFGADSVSAIQSTRQQLNALLLKGGFHLRKWTSNYDELLSEIPVSDRLEDNSVEFDEDSSFKVLGISWSPILDRFHFRIQIPEFPVISKRSVLSDISRFFDPLGWIAPVVITAKIFMQELWLRKVDWDSPLSSDLEERWTEYSHSLTDLKEISIPRWTNQSSSDLGTELHGFADASTRAYAAVVYIRIIHTRSSFGITLLACKSKVAPTKQLAFPDSMITLDWIKQHPNTWKTFISNRVSEIQTSLPQAQWLFVGSKENPADCASRGISVQELKSHLLWWSGPQWLQSPSTVWSEQPSSLRSDGNMERRSVPVYLAQRGAAGWDLSEQVSSWPKLLRITAYCLLFVHKVRQRLRRADSDQLGTLYVLSDAIRQARSFWIAYVQKINFSNEIQAIKRGEGPSKSSPLKNLNPFLDTKDNLCVGGRLCRASLSYDERHPIILPRHRISELIVAQAHDRTLHGGTQLTLGVLRQQYWILNARNLVKHHIHRCVVCVRHRAIPILQQMGDLPDVRINPSRPFQHTGVDYAGPFHVLPIVGRGQRTHKAYVVVFVCLATRAIHLELANDYTSDGFLAAFRRFTSRRGLPVSLFSDNGTNFQGAEKELRNAFRALSRDPDLVAYLASDGITWRFIPPSAPHFGGMWEAGVKSVKHHLRRVIGAHTLSNEEFTTLLTQVESCLNSRPIAPLSDDHSDLSPLTPAHFLIGTSLIATPEESVLDLRETRLNRWQRVQRMHEQFWRIWSRDYLHTLQQRYKWRQKATSLKVDDLVLVQNPLLPPTKWELGRVVKIYPDPHGLVRVVDVRTLSNTSRRAVNRLYKLPIEINAGLPQ; from the exons ATGGGTGCTCCTGCTATAGCGAGCACATCCAGTGTAAACACAGTAAATGACGCCCCCTCTAAATCAAGTCTTTCAGCAAGGGTAACAACTCCTTCACGTTCCCTCCTGGTCAAGGGTACTGTACTACTCGCAACTGCACGAATCTTTGTACGTACTGATGGAGCTCGTTGTATAAACCTTCGAGGCATGATTGATACGGGCGCTGAGGCTACATTTATCACTGAAAGGGCTGTTCAAGCGTTAAAAGCAAAGCGTATTAAAGTATATTACACTGTCACTGGCATGGGTGATCTACAGGCTGGGGTCGTTACTCATGCAGTTAAGCTCCATTTAAGTGCGGGTATACAGTCGAGTACTACAGTTACAGTGATCGCGTTTATCCTCCCTGTACTTACTTCTTATGCTCCAAGAAGTCCTGTTGATTTACTTGCGCATCCTCATTtgcagaatttaaaatttgcggATTCTGTTCCATTCAGTGATGACCCTATCGGTTTACTGATAGGACTTGACTATTATAAGGCCGTAACAATGGATGGATCCCGCCGAGGACCGAGCTCTGATCTCATGGCGAAACCTACTATCTTTGGCTGGGTTGTCTTCGGCCCGTGCAACGACACTTCTGAAGGAAACCCTCAGTCGGTGTCCTCGTTACGCTGCTCTATTTCTCCTGGAACGGATGCGCTGATGAGGCAGTTTTGGGAGATAGAGGAAGTCTCGGTTTCTAATCCCCTCAGTGAAGAGGAAGTCGAGTGCGAAAGGCACTTCGCATCTACACATTCTCGTTTGCCAAGCGGACGCTATCAGGTTCGCTTACCTTTTCGGACCGATTTCTTGAATAAGGTCGGTCGCTCCTTTCACGTCGCTTCTGGTGCCTTTGATAGGTTAGAGCGACGTCTAGCTCGCGATAGTGCATGGTCTGCCAGCTATCGTGGCTTtctttctgagcatgagcaaATGGGTCACATGACCCGTGTAAACCCGAACGaggtcattaataataattcgttATATCTGCCTCACCATCCAGTGGTGAAGGCGAGTAGCAGTACTTCCCCTGTACGAGTTGTATTCAACGCCTCGAGTCCCATGGACAACGGGTATTCATTAAATGATCTGTTGCTTACTGGACCTAAGTTGCAGTCAGATCTTTGCTCTATCATTATGCGCTGGCGAACTCATCGCTTCGTTTTCGTCGCTGACGTCGCAAAGATGTTTAGACAAATTATGATTCATCCGTTAGATACTGATTTTCAGAGGATATTGTGGCGTCCTAGTTCAGGCCAGCCGATCCATCATTACCGTTTAATCACCGTCACGTACGGTACCGCCTCGGCGCCTTATTTATCCATGCGCGTCCTGCGACAATTATGCGAGGACGAGGGATCTACATTCCCGCTGGCTGTGTCTATACTCAATAATTCCATCTATGTAGATGACGTGTTGTTTGGGGCAGACAGTGTGTCCGCCATACAATCCACACGTCAGCAGTTGAATGCCTTGTTATTGAAAGGAGGTTTTCACCTTCGTAAATGGACGTCAAACTATGACGAATTGTTGTCGGAGATACCAGTGTCGGATCGACTGGAGGACAATAGTGTCGAATTTGACGAGGACTCCTCATTCAAGGTTTTAGGAATTTCGTGGAGTCCTATACTTGATCGATTCCATTTCAGGATACAAATTCCGGAGTTTCCGGTGATCTCGAAACGTAGCGTGCTATCCGACATTTCGCGATTCTTTGATCCACTGGGTTGGATTGCCCCTGTGGTAATCACCGCTAAAATTTTCATGCAGGAACTATGGCTGCGTAAGGTTGATTGGGATAGCCCGCTCTCGAGTGATCTAGAGGAACGATGGACTGAGTATTCTCACAGTCTGACAGATCTCAAAGAGATTTCAATCCCAAGGTGGACGAATCAAAGCAGCTCCGATCTGGGTACCGAGTTGCATGGATTTGCGGATGCTTCAACACGGGCCTATGCGGCCGTTGTATACATTCGCATTATTCACACTCGAAGCAGCTTTGGAATAACACTCTTAGCCTGTAAATCTAAGGTCGCTCCTACTAAACAATTAGCGTTCCCAG ATTCCATGATCACACTTGATTGGATTAAGCAGCACCCCAATACCTGGAAGACTTTTATATCCAATAGGGTATCAGAAATCCAGACAAGCTTGCCGCAAGCTCAGTGGCTATTTGTCGGGTCTAAAGAAAATCCCGCAGACTGTGCGTCGCGCGGCATCAGCGTTCAGGAGTTGAAGTCGCACTTGTTGTGGTGGAGTGGGCCTCAATGGCTGCAGTCACCCTCGACTGTGTGGTCGGAACAGCCCTCCTCCCTTCGATCGGACGGAAACATGGAACGACGTAGCGTTCCAGTTTATTTAGCTCAGCGGGGCGCGGCAGGGTGGGATCTTTCCGAGCAAGTTTCCAGTTGGCCTAAGTTGTTGCGGATCACGGCCTATTGCCTATTGTTCGTTCATAAGGTTCGACAGCGCCTTAGAAGGGCGGATAGTGATCAATTAGGTACGTTATATGTGTTGAGTGACGCTATCAGACAGGCTCGTAGTTTTTGGATTGCGTACGTACAAAAGATTAACTTTTCGAATGAGATCCAGGCAATAAAACGTGGTGAGGGCCCGTCTAAATCTAGTCCCTTGAAAAATCTAAACCCGTTTTTAGACACGAAGGATAACCTTTGTGTCGGGGGACGTCTCTGCCGGGCGTCCCTCTCTTACGATGAGAGACATCCCATCATACTACCGAGGCATCGCATATCGGAGCTGATTGTTGCGCAGGCACACGATCGAACGCTTCACGGTGGGACACAGTTGACGTTAGGAGTTTTACGCCAACAGTACTGGATTCTAAATGCTAGAAACCTTGTAAAACATCACATTCACAGGTGTGTTGTTTGTGTCCGCCACAGAGCTATTCCGATATTGCAGCAAATGGGTGATCTGCCGGACGTTCGAATAAACCCTTCTCGTCCGTTTCAACATACCGGCGTAGACTATGCCGGTCCTTTTCATGTCCTTCCGATAGTAGGACGTGGCCAGCGGACACACAAGGCTTATGTGGTTGTGTTCGTTTGTTTGGCCACTAGGGCCATACACTTGGAACTGGCCAATGATTATACCAGCGATGGGTTTTTGGCCGCATTTAGAAGATTCACCTCTCGTAGGGGTCTTCCGGTCTCATTATTCAGTGATAATGGGACCAATTTTCAGGGTGCCGAAAAGGAATTGCGCAATGCGTTCAGAGCTCTGTCGCGTGATCCTGATCTCGTCGCGTATTTAGCCTCCGACGGCATCACTTGGAGATTTATACCGCCCTCCGCCCCACATTTTGGAGGAATGTGGGAAGCGGGCGTAAAGTCCGTTAAGCACCATTTACGGCGTGTAATTGGTGCTCACACGCTTTCAAATGAGGAGTTCACTACATTACTAACTCAAGTGGAGTCATGTCTAAATTCTAGACCTATAGCTCCCTTGTCCGATGATCACTCCGATCTCTCACCTTTGACTCCTGCCCATTTCTTAATAGGTACCTCGCTGATTGCGACGCCTGAGGAGTCCGTATTGGATTTGAGGGAAACGCGACTCAATCGTTGGCAGCGTGTACAGCGGATGCACGAGCAGTTTTGGCGGATATGGTCGCGAGATTATCTCCACACGTTACAGCAGCGCTATAAGTGGCGTCAGAAAGCGACTAGTTTGAAAGTCGATGATCTAGTATTAGTTCAAAACCCGTTGCTACCGCCGACGAAATGGGAGCTTGGGAGAGTAGTAAAAATCTATCCTGACCCTCATGGTCTCGTTAGGGTAGTGGATGTAAGGACGCTTTCGAATACAAGTAGGCGTGCCGTTAACCGGCTATACAAGCTTCCTATCGAAATTAATGCGGGGTTGCCGCAGTAG